One window from the genome of Nicotiana tomentosiformis chromosome 5, ASM39032v3, whole genome shotgun sequence encodes:
- the LOC138892947 gene encoding uncharacterized protein, with translation MEPDVQPWYHDIKRFLKIKEYPEQASRDQKRTIRRLASSFFLSGEVLDKRTPNLNLLRSVDSQEDEKIMNEVHLGVCGPHMNSARYMVTLHGDLIHAPPLELHPMSVSWPFIAWGMDVIRPIEPKASNGHRFILVAIDYFTKWVEAVTFKAIINKAVVDFVHSNIICHFGIPKTIITDNAANLNIHLMRGVCEQFKITHRNSTSYRPKANGAVEAANKNIKKILRKMIQGSRQWHEKLPFTLLGYRTIVRTSLGPHLLIGLWH, from the exons ATGGAGCCAGATGTTCAgccatggtatcatgatatcaaaaggtttttgaaaataaaagaatatCCCGAGCAGGCCAGTAGAGATCAAAAGAGAACTATCAGAAGGCTTGCAAGCAGTTTCTTTCTGAGTGGAGAGGTCCTAGACAAACGAACTCCAAATCTGAATCTTTTGAGGTCTGTAGATTCCCAAGAAGATGAAAAGATCATGAATGAAGTGCATTTGGGAGTATGTGGGCCTCACATGAACAG TGCCAGATACATGGTGACCTTACACGGTGACCTGATTCATGCACCACCTTTAGAGCTACATCCTATGTCAGTGTCTTGGCCGTTcattgcttggggcatggatgttattaggccaatcgagccaaaagcttcaaatggacACAGATTTAtcttggttgccattgattatttcacaaagtgggtcgaAGCAGTCACTTTCAAAGCTATCATCAATAAAGCAGTGGTGGACTTCGTGCATTCTAACATTATTTGTCATTTTggtattcctaaaactatcattacagacaatgctgcaaatctgaacatccatttgatgaggggggtatgtgaacaatttaaaattaCACATCGTAATTCTACCTCTTATCGACCCAAAGCTAATGGTGCTGTTGAAGCTGCCaacaagaatataaagaagatCCTGAGGAAAATGATTCAGGGTTcaagacaatggcatgaaaagctgCCTTTTACACTATTGGGATATCGCACAATCGTGCGCACATCGTTAGGGCCAcacctacttattggtttatggcactga